Genomic DNA from Providencia sp. PROV188:
AAAGTTCACGGCTTTTAAGAGGTTTACCACCTAGGTAAGGTTTTAGTGCCATGCGGGTAAACCGTTTAGCAGCTTTTAAGGTGTCGGCATCTGGGAATTCTCGGTCGGCTAACGCTCTTAATTGCTTACCCGTGAACGTGAGTTGGTCAACAACTAGGCTGCCGATAAACCCTTTTTCTTCACGGTAACGGTAGGTCATGGTGTCTGAAACTGGCTCACCACTGCCCGCACAATGTAAAAAATCTACGTCATAACCGAGATAAGACAGCAAAGCGAGCTCGAACTGGCGTAACGCAGATTCAGGCGTGCGTTCACTCCCTGCTAAAACTTGCAAACAATTGAGGTAATCAAAAAATAGAGATGAATAAGGTGTACCGAACTCAATAACCCGAGCGGTAAGTTCATTAAGGTATAAACCGCTATATAAAACAGTGCCACTGAGAGGGAGAGCAAGAGAGACAGGGTCAGCATTGATAAGAGTTTTGATTTCACCTTTGCCACTCCAACGGATCAACAAAGGTGTAAAAGGCTGTAAACAGCCTCTTAATG
This window encodes:
- the recO gene encoding DNA repair protein RecO; translation: MSGWQRAFVLHSRPYSETSLLIDFFTEGEGKIRLLAKGARRNRSPLRGCLQPFTPLLIRWSGKGEIKTLINADPVSLALPLSGTVLYSGLYLNELTARVIEFGTPYSSLFFDYLNCLQVLAGSERTPESALRQFELALLSYLGYDVDFLHCAGSGEPVSDTMTYRYREEKGFIGSLVVDQLTFTGKQLRALADREFPDADTLKAAKRFTRMALKPYLGGKPLKSRELFRQFTTPSQNMTKS